From the genome of Scytonema hofmannii PCC 7110, one region includes:
- a CDS encoding type II toxin-antitoxin system VapC family toxin — protein sequence MGQLTLTNAARVYIDTVTVIYAVEQTPTYGVLLNPLWNNLQAGNIEVFSSELTLMETLVVPIRNSDTFLVSAYERLLRSSQMQLIPISQTLLREAAKLRAITLSLRTPDAIHAATAIAASCTQFLTNDRQLRTVTGLPVVILDEILTP from the coding sequence ATGGGACAACTAACTCTGACAAATGCTGCACGTGTATATATCGATACGGTAACGGTTATTTACGCCGTTGAACAGACTCCAACTTACGGAGTGTTACTGAATCCCTTATGGAATAATCTTCAGGCAGGAAATATTGAGGTTTTTAGCAGTGAACTAACTTTGATGGAAACCCTAGTTGTGCCAATTAGAAACTCGGATACATTTCTAGTTAGTGCTTATGAGCGATTGTTGCGATCGTCCCAAATGCAGTTGATTCCAATTAGCCAAACTCTCTTGAGAGAAGCAGCAAAGCTACGCGCTATCACACTTTCTTTGAGAACACCCGATGCCATCCATGCCGCAACTGCGATCGCAGCAAGCTGCACCCAATTTCTCACCAACGATCGGCAACTAAGAACAGTCACAGGCTTACCTGTAGTAATTTTAGATGAGATTCTGACACCATAA
- a CDS encoding sensor histidine kinase: protein MPKDLSRGWKKFSGEARTRILFWYVLIIVFIFTVSIPAFRLLLYSRVDERVRRELRKEMEAFTVLVNGESIPDQAERNPENIKESETEESETTLLVDKSFKRPSSKQDLKKIFDAFLSHRLPEDENYLIAILDGEFYRSSPRGRPKPLAKNSELMRRWAKQTRPEQGEKQIPDPAIENIIYLTEPVKINGKTLGVFVVAHTIADERAEALQAVMVVVQVSCFVLVVALMLAWVASGRILTPLRVLIATTRSIGESDLQQRIPFQGQGEIAELATTFNEMMDRLQAAFTSQRNFINDAGNELRTPITIIRGYLESMGDNPQEVQSTLALVLDELDRMSQFVEALILLAKIESPDFLLLETVDVGFLTEELFTKAKVLAQRNWLLDATAKGQIVIDRQRLIQAVINLAKNATQRTQNIDTIAIGSAITNSRVSFWVRDTGESIAFADQQKIFESFARVANSRSDGASLGLSIVKAITSAHSGEVILHSQPGLGSKFTIILPIISRR, encoded by the coding sequence ATGCCGAAAGACCTATCTAGGGGTTGGAAAAAGTTCTCAGGAGAGGCACGAACCCGCATTCTCTTCTGGTATGTATTGATTATCGTTTTTATATTTACAGTCTCAATCCCCGCGTTTCGTTTGCTTCTGTACAGCCGTGTCGATGAACGAGTCCGCAGGGAACTGAGGAAAGAGATGGAAGCATTTACGGTTCTGGTTAACGGTGAATCCATACCTGACCAAGCAGAAAGAAATCCAGAGAATATAAAAGAGTCTGAAACAGAAGAATCTGAAACGACTTTATTAGTAGATAAATCTTTTAAGCGTCCATCCTCTAAACAAGACCTAAAAAAAATCTTTGATGCATTTTTATCTCATCGGCTTCCGGAAGACGAGAACTATTTGATTGCAATTTTAGATGGCGAATTTTATAGATCCAGTCCCAGAGGTAGACCAAAACCATTAGCAAAAAATTCAGAACTAATGCGGCGCTGGGCAAAACAAACTCGACCAGAACAAGGTGAAAAACAAATTCCCGATCCTGCCATTGAGAATATCATTTACTTAACGGAACCAGTCAAAATCAATGGAAAAACCCTAGGGGTATTTGTGGTAGCTCACACAATAGCTGATGAGCGTGCAGAAGCCTTACAAGCTGTGATGGTTGTTGTCCAAGTAAGTTGCTTTGTCTTGGTTGTAGCACTAATGCTGGCTTGGGTCGCTTCTGGACGGATACTGACTCCCTTGCGAGTCCTGATAGCTACCACGCGCTCCATCGGCGAATCCGATCTGCAACAGCGCATTCCATTCCAGGGACAAGGAGAGATAGCAGAATTAGCAACCACCTTTAACGAGATGATGGATCGGCTGCAAGCAGCGTTCACTAGCCAGCGTAACTTCATCAATGATGCTGGAAATGAACTGCGGACACCCATTACCATCATTCGAGGATACCTAGAATCAATGGGTGATAACCCACAAGAGGTACAATCAACTCTGGCATTAGTGCTGGATGAGTTAGACCGCATGAGCCAATTTGTAGAAGCCCTGATTTTACTAGCAAAGATAGAAAGCCCAGACTTTTTGCTGCTAGAAACAGTTGATGTTGGTTTCTTGACTGAGGAATTGTTTACCAAGGCGAAAGTTTTGGCACAGCGCAACTGGCTGTTGGATGCTACTGCCAAAGGTCAGATTGTAATAGATCGCCAACGGCTGATTCAGGCAGTTATAAATCTGGCAAAAAATGCTACACAACGTACACAAAATATTGACACTATTGCCATTGGCTCCGCTATTACAAATAGCAGGGTTTCTTTCTGGGTGAGGGATACGGGAGAGAGTATCGCTTTTGCTGACCAACAAAAAATTTTTGAGAGTTTTGCCCGTGTTGCAAATAGTCGTTCTGATGGCGCTAGTTTGGGATTATCAATTGTGAAGGCAATTACTTCAGCCCACTCTGGGGAAGTTATACTTCACAGCCAACCTGGTCTAGGATCGAAATTTACCATCATCTTACCTATCATTAGCCGAAGATGA